The Acidobacteriota bacterium genomic interval AGAATACTTTCGCTCTCAGCATAAAACCGTTCGCCGTTGAGCTTAAGGAGCGTCACGTGTTTGCCAAGGTAGGCATAAAAGACCTCGCCTGAGCCCCGCGATACCATCAGTTGCAGGTTTTCATTGGTCACCACCCGCATCGCGGCCTGGCCAAAGCCAGCGCCACCGCTCGATTTAGCAAAGGTCACGTTTCCTTTGTATGCGATCATGGCCCCGCGCTTGGTAAACACTTCTTCGTTGTTGAGTCTGACACACAACAGTTTGCTGTTAATCATTTCAAAGGTCGGCATGCGCTTATCTCCTTACCGGTCAAACGAATGTAGAATTAAGAATTAAGAAATTAAGAATTGAGGAATTAAGCGATGATGTTGTATTCATTCTTCATTCTTCATTCTTCATTCTTCATTCCTTCTATTTCAGTTCGCTGGGTTGAATGTAGACCAGGCCCTGGCCGCTGAACTTGAGTTGATAACTTTCACCTGAAGTCTGGCCGATCATGGTGCGCCAGTTGACATCAAAGTGAAATTCCTGCTGGATGTTGCCCTGATAGGCGATAAACGCATCCGGATCAACAAATAACGGCATCTGCGGCGAGACTTCGAGGCAAATTAAATTGCCATCGGACATCACCACTACATTGCCGTGGCCTTCGACGGTTGTGGTAAACAGGCCCTGGCCCGAAGCCATCCCACGCAGCCCCGCAAACGCGGTACTGGTGCGCACGCTGACGTCATAGACCAGCAAACTTTTGCTTTCAATAAACAATTTGCCACCCTGGAGCGGAATCACCGTCAATTCGCGGGCTTCGTGCGCATAGTACACTTTGCCCGATCCAGTGGTGGTCATTACGTTTAAGCCTTCGTTGGAGACAGTTCGGCGCAGCGCTCCGAAAAACCCTTCTCCGCCTAATATCTGTTTCTCAAATTTCATTTGCCCCTCATAGGCGACCATGGCGCCAGCCAGTGCCAGCACTTTTTCATTCATGAGGGTGACTTCAAGTAATCGTGAATTCTTTAAATGATAATTCGGCATGATGTGAACTCCCGAAAATATCTGTCCACACAGGTCTGTCCAAAACCAAAAGCAATTTGGGTTTGTCCGAAGATCAAGCCGTGATTTTTGGAGAACAAAACATGTGCAGATTCAGAGTGTGTGAAAAGCGGGACGCATTCTCTCTGAAAACCTCTCAAATGCCAAGTGAAGAAAATTTCCTCTTCGGTTCGCGGTTTCCTGCCGAATACCTTGAAGCACCAATCAGGTATCCGTACTGTTTCACTACACTGAATTCAGGAGATCTTATATGCCTCTGACTTTAACAATGGACGAAGCTTGCAACCGACTTTCTGACTTGCCAGAACAATTTGCCCAATCTCCCGAAATGGGTACTCTTGCCATTACCCAACACGGCAAACCCGTTTTAGCCGTCATGTCATGGGAACTCTATGAGTCTTTGATTGAAACAATGGAAATTCTGAGCGATCCTGAATTGATGGCGAATATTCGCCAGGGCATTCGCGAAATCGAAGAAGGAAAAGGAATTCCTTTCGAGCAAGTCAAACAGGAACTTGGACTGTGATCTACAAAATAGAATTTACTGA includes:
- a CDS encoding AIM24 family protein, encoding MPNYHLKNSRLLEVTLMNEKVLALAGAMVAYEGQMKFEKQILGGEGFFGALRRTVSNEGLNVMTTTGSGKVYYAHEARELTVIPLQGGKLFIESKSLLVYDVSVRTSTAFAGLRGMASGQGLFTTTVEGHGNVVVMSDGNLICLEVSPQMPLFVDPDAFIAYQGNIQQEFHFDVNWRTMIGQTSGESYQLKFSGQGLVYIQPSELK
- a CDS encoding type II toxin-antitoxin system Phd/YefM family antitoxin, which produces MPLTLTMDEACNRLSDLPEQFAQSPEMGTLAITQHGKPVLAVMSWELYESLIETMEILSDPELMANIRQGIREIEEGKGIPFEQVKQELGL